The following are encoded in a window of Esox lucius isolate fEsoLuc1 chromosome 14, fEsoLuc1.pri, whole genome shotgun sequence genomic DNA:
- the ddx54 gene encoding ATP-dependent RNA helicase DDX54: protein MAQRKKKLTKKKRHTGHRDPDDSDGGDFEVAATIRDDDSAGTKLPRFPVASTECQSDVEPDTRELVRAQNKKKKKSGGFQSMGLSYPVFKGVMKKGYKVPTPIQRKTIPVILDGKDVVAMARTGSGKTAAFLVPMFEKLKAPQAQTGARALILTPTRELALQTMKFTKELGKFTGLKTALILGGDRMDDQFAALHENPDIIIGTPGRLMHVVMDMNLKLQSVEYVVFDEADRLFEMGFADQLQEIIRRLPDNRQTLLFSATLPKLLVEFARAGLTEPVLIRLDLDSKLSELLKLGFFHLRMDDKPALLLHLLRNVVKPQEQTVVFVATKHHVEYLKELLTSEGIECAYIYSALDQTARKINIGKFVHRKAMVLIVTDVAARGIDIPLLDNVINYNFPSKAKLFLHRVGRVARAGRSGASYSLVCTDEIPFLYDLHLFLGRPLQLATPEHHPDSDGVFGRVPQSILDDEESQLITAHETSDDLQNLRRIADNAYKQYIKSRPMPSPESIKRVKNTELPGMAVHPLLGSGLEKMELERLQMVDCIKGYKARATIFEINSNSKTNASVVMRAKRSRDSRLVDKFTHKRGIQAAEGSCHVPVTPLPSMHHMAGQEDSEEEDLQGVFSEVVGGKRRKPHGDGENERPDSKKTKRTGRDEENYIPYRPKDFNSERGLTLGAEGTAFEQQASTAVLDLMGDEGERLNQHKHMMKWDRKRKRFVKESGKEADKKNKIRTESGQMVNNKNKKNFYEEWKKKYKVDEGGGGDSDEETRGGGRHRGGGRGRGWHGRGRGGPSRGPNHTPLGPPGHQRSGSTGSRGPRSELKSRDQILKQRKKTEKQRFLQSGGLKKLRTKGKQSLKDQSRSGFGRGVHKKGKMKKRL, encoded by the exons ATGGCTCAAAGAAAGAAGAAGCTGACGAAGAAAAAGAGACACACTGGGCACCGGGACCCTGACGACTCGGACGGTGGTGACTTCGAAGTTGCTGCTACAATTCGGGATGACGATTCT GCTGGGACAAAGTTACCCCGGTTCCCAGTTGCTTCAACAGAGTGTCAGTCTGATGTGGAACCAGACACCAGGGAGCTGGTCAGAGCTCAGaataagaagaaaaagaagTCCGGGGGATTCCAGTCCATGG GTCTCAGTTACCCTGTTTTTAAAGGGGTCATGAAGAAGGGCTACAAAGTCCCTACTCCAATCCAGAGAAAG ACTATCCCAGTCATTCTAGATGGCAAGGACGTGGTTGCCATGGCCAGGACAGGCAGTGGAAAGACAGCGGCGTTCTTGGTGCCCATGTTTGAAAAGCTGAAGGCCCCCCAGGCCCAGACGGGGGCCAGGGCTCTCATTCTGACCCCCACCAGGGAATTGGCTCTACAAACCATGAAGTTCACCAAGGAG TTGGGAAAATTTACTGGCCTTAAGACAGCTTTAATCCTTGGCGGAGACCg gATGGATGATCAGTTTGCTGCACTTCATGAAAACCCAGACAT AATCATTGGTACCCCAGGTCGTCTGATGCATGTGGTCATGGATATGAACTTGAAGCTACAGAGTGTGGAATACGTTGTGTTTGATGAGGCTGACAGGCTCTTTGAGATGGGCTTTGCTGACCAGCTCCAAGAGATCATCCGGAGGCTCCCAGACAACAGACAGACCCTGTTGTTCTCTGCCACCCTGCCCAAACTGCTGGTGGAGTTTGCTAGAGCTG GGTTGACTGAGCCAGTACTGATTCGTCTGGACCTGGACAGCAAGCTGAGTGAGCTGCTGAAG TTGGGATTCTTCCACCTGAGGATGGATGACAAGCCagctctgctgcttcaccttcTAAGGAATGTGGTGAAGCCCCAGGAGCAGACAGTGGTTTTTGTTGCCACCAAACACCATGTGGAGTACCTCAAAGAG CTACTGACCTCTGAGGGCATTGAGTGCGCCTACATATACAGCGCTCTGGACCAGACTGCCAGGAAGATCAACATTGGTAAATTTGTTCACCGCAAGGCCATGGTATTGATCGTGACAGACGTGGCTGCTCGCGGCATAGACATCCCCCTGCTGGACAACGTCATTAACTACAACTTCCCCTCAAAAGCCAAGCTCTTCCTGCACAGAGTTG GTCGAGTTGCGCGAGCAGGCCGGAGTGGCGCCTCCTACAGCCTTGTGTGTACAGACGAGATACCGTTTCTCTATGACCTTCATCTCTTCCTGGGGAGACCCCTTCAGCTGGCCACGCCCGAGCACCATCCAG aTTCAGACGGTGTGTTTGGTCGGGTTCCCCAGAGCATCCTGGATGATGAGGAGTCCCAGCTGATCACAGCCCATGAGACCTCTGATGACCTGCAGAACCTGCGTCGCATTGCGGACAACGCCTACAAGCAGTACATCAAGTCCCGTCCCATGCCCTCGCCAGAGTCCATCAAACGTGTGAAGAACACAGAGCTCCCCGGCATGGCTGTCCACCCCCTGCTAG GGTCTGGCTTGGAGAAAATGGAACTGGAGCGCCTTCAAATGGTGGACTGCATTAAGGGCTACAAGGCTCGTGCT ACCATCTTTGAGATCAACTCCAACAGCAAGACCAATGCCAGCGTGGTGATGCGAGCCAAGCGCTCCAGGGACTCGCGGCTCGTGGACAAATTCACACACAAGAGAGGAATTCAGGCTGCAGAGGGCAGCTGTCATGTTCCTGTTACTCCTCTGCCCTCCATGCACCACATGGCCGGCCAGGAGGACAGCGAAGAGGAGGACCTTCAG GGAGTGTTCTCTGAGGTGGTGggggggaagaggaggaaacCCCATGGGGATGGGGAGAATGAAAGGCCAGACAGCAAGAAAACCAAACGGACTGGTCGCGATGAGGAGAACTACATCCCTTACAGACCCAAAGACTTCAACTCTGAGAGGGG ACTGACTCTGGGGGCTGAAGGAACCGCGTTCGAGCAGCAAGCTTCCACTGCTGTTCTGGACCTAATGGGAGATGAAGGGGAAAGACTCAATCAGCACAAACACATGATGAAGTG GGATCGCAAGAGAAAGCGTTTTGTCAAAGAATCTGGGAAGGAAGCCGACAAGAAGAATAAGATAAGAACGGAGAGTGGACAGAtggtcaataacaaaaacaagaagaaCTT CTATGAGGAGTGGAAGAAGAAGTACAAGGTGGATGAAGGAGGGGGTGGTGATTCTGATGAAGAGACTCGAGGTGGAGGCAGACACAGGGGAGGCGGCCGAG GACGAGGCTGGCATGGCCGTGGCCGAGGTGGCCCATCCAGGGGCCCCAACCATACGCCCCTGGGTCCCCCAGGACATCAGAGGAGTGGTAGCACAGGCTCCCGGGGCCCGCGGTCAGAACTGAAGAGCCGTGACCAGATCCTGAAGCAGCGCaagaagacagagaaacagagattcCTGCAGAGCGGAGGCTTGAAGAAACTCCGGACCAAGGGCAAGCAGAGCCTCAAAGATCAAAGCAGGTCTGGCTTTGGCCGAGGTGTCCACAAGAAGGGCAAGATGAAGAAGAGACTGTAA